From Candidatus Mycalebacterium zealandia:
GGACGAGGCTGCCGGTCAGATGCTTATTGTGGGCGTGAGGTGCGAGGTAATTAACGATGAGATTATTTCTCTGCTTTACGATTTGAAGCCGGGGGGCATAATTCTTTTTGATTACGATCTTCCGAGCGGCGGGGCGGAAAAAAGGAACATATCGTCTCCCTCTCAACTCAAAAAACTCATAAAAAATCTTCAGGCTTTGTCGCGGACGGGTCTGTTTATCGCGGCTGATGTTGAAGGCGGAAAAGTGAACCGGTTGAAGCCGAAATACGGTTTTTCTCTTGATATTCCTCCGGCGAAAAAACTCGGCTTTCTGCCAGAATCCGAAACATACAAAGCGGCGGAAAAAATCGCGCTTGAGTTGCGCTCTGCCGGAATCAACTTCAATTTTGCGCCGGTTGCCGATGTTGATATCAATCCGCAAAGTCCGGCAATCGGGCATTTGGAGCGCTCTTTCAGTCGCGACCCGCAGGTTGTGGCGAGCCATGTCGCGCAGTTTGCGCGGGCTCACAGGGAAAACCGCGTAATTACGGCGCTCAAACATTTTCCAGGGCACGGCAGCGCCACCGAAGACACACATCTCGGAGTCGCGGATGTGACCGGAACCTACAACCGCTCCGATGAACTTACGCCTTACCGCCTGTTGATAACGGAAGGATACGACGGCGCTGTTATGACCGCGCACATTATCAACAAAAAACTTGATGATGAGCCCGCGACTCTGTCGCGCAAAATTCTCTCCGGACTTCTCAGGGGCGGGCTCGGATTCAAGGGCGTGATTGTTTCAGATGATATGCAGATGGGCGCGATTGTAAAACGCTACGGATTGGAGCAAGCCGTGATTAAATCAATCAACGCCGGGGTTGATATTGTCATCATCGGCAATCAAATCGGCGAATATGACAAAACCGCCGCCGCCCGCGTGAGAGACGCCATTGTGCGCGCCGTTGAAACGGGAGTTATTCCGAGAAAAAGAATCTACCGCTCATACAAGCGGATAATGGAGATTAAAAAGAGATACGGGATTGTTGAATAGGGGAGAGTTCAAGTCTCTCCTATTATATTTCTTGACATAACAAGTAGACTCCTAAAGAGCCTGCTTGTTCGCTTCAATCAGAAATCCCGCGGCGCTGTAGGGTCTCTGTGATACAAGACTCTTGCGGGGAATAATAGACGGGCTCCAATTTGAAGTGAACAAGTCAAAGCAACGGCGCGTTTCATCGGCGACATATCCATTTCTTTTGCTTCTTCCGTGTTTTCAATTTCTTTTTTAAGTCCTTTGTAACAGCCGATTATTTTTGCCGTGTCTTCAAGGTTGAGTTCACCTTGTTTAGCAAGTTGGGTTTGCATTGCCGATGATATGTGGTCTTCATTCACCGCGAGAACAAGAACTTTGTAGTCGGACAGCAGGTTTTTCTCAACGGCTTCGGAGAAATCAAGGCGGTAAAATTCCTTGCCGTAGGTTTGCTCATCGTCCATTGAGAAATAATCAATATCGTGTTGTTCGGCTTTTGCTTTTGCCGAGTCGGAATAAACTCGCGGGGTGGCTGTCATATAAAGCCGTTTTTTGGCTTTTAGAAAATCGGCGTTGTGTATTTTCGTGAAATACGATTCTTAAAATCCCTCTTTTTCAACCCCTGTTGTGCGGTGTGCCTCATCGCAAATTACAAGGTCAAATTGGGGCGCGCCGAGTTCCTGCGCTTTGGCGACAATTTCTATTGAGTGATAGGTGGAAAAAATGTTTGTTCTGCCATGGGCTTTCTGTTTCAGGTTTTGCGCAAGAATGTTGTGGTCTGTTGTTGGAAATGCGAGGTCGTAAGGGTTGATGCCTTCGATGTTTCCCTTTTCCCCAACTTTGGTATCCGAGCAGACGGCGAAATTGCGCTGTCCTCTGTCTGTTTCAAAAGACCATTCTCTCAACGCTTGAGAAAGAAGAGATATTGAAGGAACAAGAAAAAGGATGTTGCCGTTTTCGGGAACAATTTCTTCGGCGATTTTCAGCGAGGTAAGGGTTTTGCCCGTCCTGCAAGCCATGATGAGTTTGCCCCTGTCGGCTTTCTTAAATCCCTTTGAAACATTTTTTAACGCGTCTTTTTGGTGCGCAAGCAGTTTTTTCTTTCTTTTTCGTGTGGTCTTTTCAGGTTCTTTTATGTTTCCCCATTCAATCGGGCTTTCTCTTAACTCGTTAACACCCCATCTTTGAACTGGTATTCTCTGCCCTTTGAGCGCTTGTTCCGCGTTCACAGACCACTTGCTTGTGGTGGAGATTATTACCCGTTCGGAAAAATCATATCTGCCTGATGTGGTGAAAAATGAGTCAATGTTTTCTTTATTAGTGTTGTATTTTCGTCATAAAAATTGCACTGAATAGCCCACAGAGCCCCGGAGTGCTCTTTTGCCACAATGTCAACTCCGGTGTCGGCTTCTTTTCTGTCGGGGAATTCGTTCCACAGCCACACATCAGAAAATCTGTTTTCATAGAGCGGGTCGTTCAAAAGATACGACTTGCACATTTTTTCAAAGAATTGCCCGTGCTTTACATTATCGTTGGGAAATTCTTCGCGAATCCTCTCCATTGCTTCAATGAAACCCATAAGCCGAGATTATAAACCAATTTGGCATATATTCTCTAATAATTTCTCCCCCTTGACACCCACCGCAACCCTGTTACAATCACCGTTCCTTCCACGCCTTGTTTGCGTGGGAGTTGTTCTTTGACAACTGAATCATAGCTGAGCGAATAAGAAACAACGCGCCATCTTGTTTCGAGTGTTTTTATGCCTCGTGGACAAGATACGCAGGGCTAATGGTGGATGCCTTGGTGGCAGACAGCGATGAAGGACGTAGTAAGTTGCGATAAGCTCCGGGGAGCGGCTAAACACGCTTTGATCCGGAGATTTCCGAATGGGGAAACCTGATCGGGCAAAACCCGATTATGGCGTTGTGAATACATAGCGACGTCAAGCAAACGAGGGGAAGTGAAACATCTCAGTACCCTCAGGAAAAGAAATCAACCGAGATTCTCCTAGTAGCGGCGAGCGAACGGGGAACAGCCTAAACCGTATGAGTGTCAAGACACGGCGTTGCTTATACGGTGTCGTGGGATTCGACTTCAGAGGTTCCGTGAAACCTCTGCGGAAGTTACAAATTCGGAAGTTAGCAGAACCGGTTGGAAAACCGGACCATAGAGGGTGAAAGTCCCGTACGCGAAAACTTTCGAACTTCCGTGTCGAATTCCCAAGTACTCCGGCACACGTGAAATGTTGGAGGAATCCGGGAGGACCACCTTCCAAGGCTGAATATGTGCTGCCGACCGATAGTGAACTAGTACCGTGAGGGAAAGGTGAAAAGTAACCCGATAAGGGTAGTGAAATAGAATCTGAAACCATTTGCCTGTAACCAGTCGGAGGACTATGCCCGGGGCTTGCTCCGGGAATGTCTGACGGCGTGCCTTTTGCCTAATGAGCCGGCGAGTTATTGTCATTGGCAAGGTTAAGCCGATAGAGGTGTAGCCGAAGCGAAAGCGAGTCTTAAACGGGCGACAAGTCACTGGCAATAGACCCGAAGCGAACCGACCTATCCATGGCCAGGGTGAAGCGGAGAGAAAACCTTTGTGGAAGCCCGAACCGTTTAGGGGTGAAAACCTATCGGATGAGCTGTGGATCGGAGTGAAAGGCTAATCAAGGTTCGTGATAGCTGGTTCTCCCCGAAATATATTTCGGTATAGCCTCATGTGATACAACGCGGAGGTAGAGCACTGGTTGGGCTAGGGGGTCGAGAGATCTACCAACCCCAGTCAAACTCCGAATGCCGCGTTGGACAGCATGGGAGTCAGTCCCTGGGAGATAAGTTCCAAGGGGCAAAAGGGAAACAACCCAGACCGTCAGCTAAGGCCCCCAAATCCAAACTAAGTGGTAAAGGAGGTGAGTAAGCATAGACAGCCAGGAGGTAGGCTTAGAAGCAGCCACCCTTCAAAGAAAGCGTAACAGCTCACTGGTCGATGCTTACTTGCGCCTAAAATGAATCGGGGCTCAAGTTTGGTGCCGAAGCTGCGGGTTGTCTGACCGGTTCGCCGGTCGGACAGCGGTAGGGGAGCGTTCCCGTCGGATTGAAGGGTTACCGTGAGGAGGCCTGGACCGTCGGGAAGTGAGAATGCCGGCATGAGTAGCGACAAAAGCGGTGAGAATCCGCTTCGCCGAAAACCTAAGGTTTCCTGGGCAAGGCTCGTCCTCCCAGGGTTAGTCGGGACCTAAGACGAGGCCGAAAGGCGTAGTCGATGGAAAACAGGCCAATATTCCTGTACCACTCAGTCTGAGCGACGGGGGGACGGAGAAGGGCAGGTCATCCGGGTGTTGGATTACCCGGTTTAAGCTGGTAGAGGGAAGGAACAGGTAAATCCGTTCTTTCATTAACCTCGAGAAGCGAATACGAGGGACGCTTTCGCGTCCCACAAAGTGACCAATCCCATGCTTCCAAGAAAAGCCTCTAAGTGTTGACGACTGAGTGCTCGTACCGTAAACGGACACACGTAGGTGAGTAGAGAATACTAAGGCGCGTGAGAGAACTTCGGCTAAGGAACTCGGCAAATTAGCCCCGTAACTTCGGGATAAGGGGTGCCCGCATTACGTGAAGACCTTCTCGGTTGGAGCGGAAGCGGGTCGCAGTAACTAGGCGGTGACGACTGTTTACCAAAAACACAGGGCTCTGCAAAGGCGCAAGCCGACGTATAGGGCCTGACACCTGCCCGGTGCCGGACGGTTAAGGGGACTTGTCATTCCACTTCGGTGGGAGAAGCTCGGAACCGAAGCCCCGGTAAACGGCGGCCGTAACTATAACGGTCCTAAGGTAGCGAAATTCATTGTCGGGTAAGTTCCGACCTGCATGAAAGGTGTAACGATCGCCGCACTGTCTCGGCCGAAGACTCAGCGAAATTGTGGTTCCGGTGAAGACGCCGGATACCCGCTACGGGACGGAAAGACCCCGTGCACCTTTACTGCAACCTGGCATTGGGTTCCGGTGTTGCTTGCGTAGCATAGGTGGGAGTCTCTGAAGCTCCGCTTTAGGGCGGAGTGGAGACACCAGTGAAATACCACCCTTGCAATTCTGGAATTCTAACTTAGGTCCGTTATCCGGATCAAGGACAGTGTCAGGCGGGTAGTTTGACTGGGGCGGTCGCCTCCTAAAGAGTAACGGAGGCGTGCAAAGGTTCCCTCAGCCCGATTGGAAACCGGGCTTCGAGTATAAAGGCATAAGGGAGCTTGACTGCGAGACCGACAGGTCGAGCAGGGACGAAAGTCGGCCTTAGTGACCCGGTGGTTCTGTGTGGAAAGGCCATCGATCAACGGATAAAAGGTACGCCGGGGATAACAGACTAATCTCCCCCAAGAGTTCACATCGACGGGGAGGTTTGGTACCTCGATGTCGGCTCATCGCATCCTGGGGCTGGAGAAGGTCCCAAGGGTTTGGCTGTTCGCCAATTAAAGCGGTACGCGAGCTGGGTTCAGAACGTCGTGAGACAGTTCGGTCCCTATCTGTAGCGGGCGTAGGAAATTTGCGAGGATTTGCTCCTAGTACGAGAGGACCGGAGTGAACGCACCTCTGGTGTATCAGTTGTCGCGCCAGCGGCAGTGCTGAGTAGCTATGTGCGGAAGGGATAACCGCTGAAAGCATCTAAGTGGGAAGCCCCCCTCAAGATTAGATTTCCCGGGACTTTTAGTCCCCTTAAGGTCACTTGGAGATTACGAGTTTGATAGGACGGAGGTGTAAGCACAGCAATGTGTTGAGCTGACCGTTACTAACCGACCGTGAGGCTTCTCCACGGGGCTTGAAAACACTTGAAAAAAAGATGGGTGTTGTTTCTTATTCGCGTCAGTTATGTATTTGGTTTGAAAAAGTCAGTCAAAAACTGAAGATGGATTTGTTTTGAAGCACTATATTGCCGTTTTAGGGATAGTGTTGATGTCAGCAAGTTGCGACGCTAATTTCTTAAACACAATGAGGGAGGAGCCAGACACTCAACTTGTATTGGCTTCAGAACTTCAATGGGAAAAACTTAATCCGGCAAGAGGGGATGGAAGCCCTGATGTCGCTACGTTATGGGGAGACCGTAAAGGCAGTAAAGTGCCAACAGGTTTTCTTGTAAATTTTGTCGATGGATTCAGGTCGCCCCCACATATTCATAATGTGTCGTACAAGGGGGTTGTAATTAGTGGGCTCGTGCATAATGACGATCCAGACGCTGAAAATATGTGGATGCCTGCCGGGTCTTTTTGGACACAACCGAAAGGCGAAGTTCATATAACGGCGGCTAAAGGGAAAACCAACATTGCGTTTATTGACATTGAAAGCGCTCCTTATTTGGTAATGCCTACGGAAAAAGCATTTGACAGCGGCGAGAGACCTGTAAATGTAGATGCTTCAAACATCGTATGGATAGACTCTGACGATTCCAGTCTGATAGATGGGAACGGTGTTGAAGTCGCATATTTATGGGGAAAGTTCGGCTCAAATCAAAAGAACGGCACGCTTATTAAATTGGCATCAGGTACGCGGGCAAAACTCAGCAGTTCAGGAAAGAGTCTTAAATTGGTAGTGATTAGCGGTAAAGCCGGTTTGAATAGCAGTACGAAAACGCTCCCGTCCGGGAGTTACTTCGGTTTCAAAGGTCAATCAAAACATGGAATTAGTTGTGAATCCAAAGGTGATTGTCTTTTTTATATAAATTCAGAGGGAACCTATAAGTTCAAGGAGTGAATATTACTAATTAAGTTTCGGGGACACAATATTTAATTCATCCTAACTTTTAAGCATTGCGCCACTTTACTTGCCGATTGCCATCTCGTTAGCGTTGTGTTCCCATAATTTCTTTTGTTTACTCTAACGCAGATCTTTTGTTTACTATTAAAAAAATTAAAACAGTTTGATTTTGCAGGCTGAGAGGATTTGAATATGAGAAAACTGCTTGTTCTTTTGCTGATTTTACTTGTTGCGCCTTTTGTTCAACCGGCGAGCGCGACGGAAGGTCCTTACATTGGGCTGGATGCCGGTCTGTCCATTGCGCCGAGTGTTGAGTTTAACAATTTCAATAGAGGCATTCCGTCCCGATGCGACTTGCATTATAGCGGTCAGAATGGAT
This genomic window contains:
- a CDS encoding glycoside hydrolase family 3 produces the protein MRNKKHFFGVRAAAPLLFAVFAAALLSACSYGGDFRSDSRSDFRLPDLDEAAGQMLIVGVRCEVINDEIISLLYDLKPGGIILFDYDLPSGGAEKRNISSPSQLKKLIKNLQALSRTGLFIAADVEGGKVNRLKPKYGFSLDIPPAKKLGFLPESETYKAAEKIALELRSAGINFNFAPVADVDINPQSPAIGHLERSFSRDPQVVASHVAQFARAHRENRVITALKHFPGHGSATEDTHLGVADVTGTYNRSDELTPYRLLITEGYDGAVMTAHIINKKLDDEPATLSRKILSGLLRGGLGFKGVIVSDDMQMGAIVKRYGLEQAVIKSINAGVDIVIIGNQIGEYDKTAAARVRDAIVRAVETGVIPRKRIYRSYKRIMEIKKRYGIVE
- a CDS encoding DUF4437 domain-containing protein, which codes for MSASCDANFLNTMREEPDTQLVLASELQWEKLNPARGDGSPDVATLWGDRKGSKVPTGFLVNFVDGFRSPPHIHNVSYKGVVISGLVHNDDPDAENMWMPAGSFWTQPKGEVHITAAKGKTNIAFIDIESAPYLVMPTEKAFDSGERPVNVDASNIVWIDSDDSSLIDGNGVEVAYLWGKFGSNQKNGTLIKLASGTRAKLSSSGKSLKLVVISGKAGLNSSTKTLPSGSYFGFKGQSKHGISCESKGDCLFYINSEGTYKFKE